GCCTCattggggaggggccgggggcggggacgGGGAGAGGGATGGCTGGCGGCCAGGCCCCGCGGTGCTGtcccggggaggggtggggtctgGAGGGATGCTCTGTCCCCGGCGTGGCGCGGGGGCAGTTAGAGGACGCTCCCACCCGCTTTGCTGAGAGACGCCAACTAGAGCCCGGGGGCGGGGAGTGTGGGGACCTCACAAACAGTGAAGTCTTCCAAAGGACCCGACCtaggttttctcatctggaaacagGGCCTCGTTATTCCGCTCTGACCACCCGCGGGGCAAGTAGGTGGGCGGGGCTTTGGTGAGCCCACGCTCGCGGCCCGGGCAAAGGGGTCGCCGAGTGACTCCGGGGAGAAATGGCAGCCGGGTCAGCCCGCGGCGGGGCACAGGGCTTTTGTTTGGCGGGGGTTTACAAGCTGAGAAACGATGCCGGTCCGCTTAGTGCCGTCCTCCAAGGATGCTCAAGGGAAAGgagacaccccctccccctcttccagaCCCATCCCTCCAGAGGCCCCGCCTACGTGACTCTCCGGTATCTTCTCAGAAACTGCTGTGCACATACGGCTTGCCGCCACGGCTTAAAAAAACCTCCACACAAAGAGAATATGGTCTCATTTGCTTCTTCCACATAACTGGGAGTCGGGACAGCCTTCCCGAGCCTTCCGTGATCTTTAGCGCCCTCCTGGGCCCCGGAGCCAGGCGGGCGTCAAGGCCCGCCAGGTTTTCACTGGGGCGACAGCGAAACAATGCCCTCCTCCCGGCACGCAGGAAAGGGACAGGCAGGCACAGGCGGGGCTGGGGCTCCACCTTTGGGCTTCCGGCGCCGTCGGCCGGGGACGCCCCCGTCGCGTCTTTGGGGCCTACGTGCGACGCGACACGGGGGAAGGCGGGCCGCGGCCGGGGACTTCCTCTCGGCCCTCCCGGAACCAGGCTCCGCAGTTGCCTCACCGACCTGCGCTGAGAAGGCGGGTCCTCCAGAGCCTTCGAGTCGAAGGCTAGAGCGGCCAAGCCGCCGAGCCGGGTCGAGCCCGGGCTGGCGACGGCTGCGTCACGCAAGGGGCGGGGCTGCCACGGGCGGAGGCCGGAGCCGGAAGCGGAAGAGGCGCTCGAAGCGGAGAGTGGGGCCTAGCTGCAGCCGGAGCCTGGGAGAGGGTGAGTATGGGGTCCGGGGCCGCGACGGGAGCGGTGGCGGGCGGTGAGTCGGAGGGGTGGGCGCGCTGGATGTGGATCCCAGGGCTCCCGGATCGATCTCAGGCTACTCTCTTTCGTTTACTTCTCGGTCTACTTCAGGCCGCGGACCCGACCTCTCACCCCTGACCCGTCGCTTCTCCCCCAGAGGGCGGTCACCGCAGACCCCGATCTCTCGATCCCGCGTGTCGGAGTCCGAGCCTAAGAGGCCTCTGAGGCCCCTGCAGGGATACTGTTTGGGCCCTGCACCCGCCCGCGGAATGGGATCGGGGTCCTACCTGGGATAGCCTGGAGGGGCTTTCGGACCCCTCCCCTACCCCCGGCTCGAGGCTTAGTTCGCACACTCCTCTTCCCCGCGCGGCTTGGGAGTTTGATTCCGGCCCAAGCtggccttcccctcctctccctcccctccccctccccctccccctcccccaggtctcCCCTCGCCTCCACTGGCGGCGGTTACGGGGGACGGGGCTCTGAGATCTCTGGAGAGGCGTCAGGAGGGGACGCGAGCGAGGACCTCAGGCCCCCTGCGTGTTTTGTTGTGATGCTGGATCCGCTCCAGCCCGGAGGAGGGGCCCGGCCAAGCTGACAGTACAGATGCCCGGGCTGCTCCTCGGTCCGGGAATCTCTGTCCTTTAGTTCCGGGTGCGGGTGTCCTGGTGTGGAGCTGGGGTGGGAATCGCCTGAGCCAGGGCTCCGTCGAGGCGGAGTTGGCGGCCTTCCAGCTTCCCTCCTCCATGCCCTTGAAAAGGAGGAGCGTTTCACCCGATGGTGGCGGCTTGCAAGGTGGCAGGTTTGAGGTTGCAGCGGTGGGGCAGCGTCAGCCAAAAATAACCATGGGGCGCTGGGGTGGCTGGAATCCGGGAGGGCAGCCACTGACCTGGCTGGCTGCTCTTCTTGTCAGCCCAGTTCTCTGGCCAGGACCAGCAAATGAGAAGACGACTAGGCCCGTGCTCAGAGAAAAGCTGGCATCCTCCGCCTGGTTTCCTTCACCTTACCTTTTTCTTCATTGTGCAGAGGCAGAGCCTTCCAGAGCATATCTTAACAACCTGTTTTCTGAGGTCTCAGAGAATCAGAGATAATTGATGAGAAATGGGCCCTAGAGCCGTAGCTGGGAAGATAATGAGGAGCATCTGGTATTCCCAATATTTCACTTGCCTAGAATGTGTTAAAGGAGAAGTTATATCCTCTATGATTGCTTTGTGTGTGATGTCTCATATAGCTTTCATACTTATCATCTCCTTTGCCAAGTTGGCTGGGGGGTCGTGTCATCTCCATTTTCCAGGTATGGTAACCAAGGCCCAGTGTATAAGGTCACGAGGCCAGTAAGGCAGCACTGGGATTTCGTTCAGGGTTTTCTACCCggatctctctcttctctggtcCCTTGGAAGGGACTTAAAAATGTCCTTAATACCCTTAGGGCATTTAACACAGACCCCGAGTTGTTtcctggaaactttttttttttttttgcgatacacaggcttctcaccgttgtggcctctcccgttgtggagcacaggctccggacacgcaggctcagtggccatggctcacgggcccagccactccacggcatgtgggatcttcccggactggggcacgaacccgtgtcccctgcatcggcaggcggactctcaaccactgcgccactagggaagccccctggaaCCTTTTTAATGTTGCTGATGTAAAGCTGCCTTCAGTACCTCTTGTGGGCCCAGACCTGTGCTAGGCCTTTGACCTAAAGGCATGTACTAGGCATGTTACTTATAGGAGTGATATAATTTAATCTGCACAGAGTGCTGTAAGAGATTATTATGCCCTTGTTGCAAGAGGAAGTTGAAGGTTAGACTTGTTTAATAACTTGCCTAAAGGCACAAGCTAGAAGTGGCAGTGCCAGGATTCAGATTGACATCTGAAGCTGTGCTCTTTCCACTTGCATGAGCATATATAAGAATCTTCTGGGTCCCAGGAGAGAGTCTTTGGCCTGCTGTAGACTAGACCATGTCTTCCAGGTCTGGTGCTTTGCCCAGTGAGGATGGGCAGGGTCTTTGTCCTGGCCATTGGAACATCTTCCTTGTCACTTATTGAGATGTGAGATACTGCCTTCATTCCATCGCTTAGGCACCTGACCCAGCCATAATTGCAGGGAAACAGTGAAATATTAGTCAAAACAGAACAGCTCTTGAGGAGCTGTTACAGAGTATTTATCTCCAAGGGTTGCTGTGGCCTGGGCTTCCAGGTAGAGGGCAGAAGACAGCTGCTAGCAGGGAGATTGAGGGCAGTGACTTTCTCAGGATTGCAGACAAGCTCCCAGGGGTTTTGTCAGCTATGCCTCACTGACCTGCTCATTTAAGGAGAGCCATTCCATTCTGTTCTCCTCCAGACAGACCCTTATAAGATGAGACAGCCTCAGTGGATTTGTCCAAAATGTGCTTGATCAGGCAAGCCCAAGACTGACCACCATTGGTTGGCTATGGCCAAGTGAAAGGTTGGGAGGAAGGCTGGCTACGGTCTCTGGCCCAGCCCTTCTGTGGAGGCAGTGTCAGGGTTTGGGGTTTGGGTGGAACAGGGAGCTGGCCTCACATAGCCATCTTTCTCAGCTGATGGCTGATCCAACCTGGCAATTTTCTGTGGTGGGTGTAAGTCCCTACTGAACCAGGAATAGTGAGATGGAGCCCTTTTGGCCTGCCTCCCCGAGCCCAAAGCCTGCCAGACAGCCAGGCTTCTGACTTCTCCTGAGATGGGCACAGAAGAGGATACTGGAGCAGGGAATCTAGAAGAGGGCACAGTGATGGTACTGTTGGAGGTAAGGCACTGCCTGGCATGGCACCAGTGGCAGGTGGTCTGCGGGTGCTAAATAGGCCTCGGGCAAGTGACTTGGTTGCTCTGAAGACCCTGGCATCTTTACAGATACTAGGACTGACTGTAGACCAACAAGGGCTGGATAGACCCCCATGTCTGCTTGGCCAGACCCTCAGGTAGCCTAGGGAATGTTTGTGGGACCCTCTTTGTCCAAGGGCTGGTCTTCTCGATTCTGCTTGTGGCTCCTCACACTGATTTGTGGTCCTTGAGCAGAGCACAGTTCAGGGCCTCAGCCAGGCAACCTGGCTTCTCAAACTCGAGGGCCTTCACCCCTTGCTCCTGTGTATTGGCTCCCTGCCAGCAGCCTTTTGACTCTGGCCTCTGGCTCGACAGAACAGGCACTTCATAGGACCCTACAGACAGGCAGGAGGGAATTGAGCACAAGAGGCTCCCTTTCTACTTGGCCTTGGTCTCCTGTGATGGTGCTCACCAGCCCCTCCCTGCATTCTGCCTCGGCACCTGTCCTGGCTCTCCAGGTTCCCTGAGTGCTCAGGCCACCAGGCCAATGATGCTGTGCTGGGGAGGCAGCTGCTTGTTTGTTCTCTGGTGAAGGGTGTTACCCATTGTCTGCTGTTTGACCAGTGTGACCTCAGAGTTCTTCACTTCATAAACCCCTGGGAGGGGCTGCCCCCAGACAGAACAATGGGCCTCTTCTTTAGGAGCGCCTAGGCTGCCCGGGCAGCCCTGTGGCTGGCTGCGTGTTTAGCAGGGCTTTTATTTCTCATGGCCTAGATGCATCACTGTAAGCGATACCGCTCCCCTGAGCCAGACCCGTACCTGAGCTACCGATGGAAGAGGAGGAGGTCTTACAGTCGGGAGCATGAAGGGAGACTGCGATACCCCTCTCGAAGGGAGCCTCCGCCCCGGAGATCTCGGTCTAGAAGGTGAGAGGGAACTAGGTCGGAAGAAAGGATTCCTTTCCACTTCCGGGCTAGGGAGACAGCCTGGAGGCTTGGGGCAGCCCTGGGCCTCAGTTCGCCGATCCGGCACACCAGGTGGTGGACTGCCGCCTCTGCCCGGCTGCACATTGATCACTGCCCTGTCCTCTTCAGGCTCTTCCCCTGATCCCCCTGCAATTCCCCTGCATTCCCTGGCCTCAGTTCGCCACCATCCATGCCACCCTTCTTTCTCTATCTTTGAGTCTTCCTTCTCCTGACACATTCCCCCGTTTTCTAGGCCAGCATCTCCCCTGCTAACCTCTGAGCCTTCCTCATTTTGGATTGGGAACATAACCTCAGCCCTTTCCAGATATTGGTCCCTGGTCTTATCTCAGTCCCCAGACCAAAATAACAGTCTCTGCAGGCCTCAGAGAGCTCTGGGATGGGGGACCCTCAGAGGTCCTCCACCATGCTCACCTTTCCCAGTGCTCTGCCTCCTGTGGCGCTGGAGGGGTGCTGTCAGGAGCTGGGGTTCTGGAGGTTGGATTTCACGCACACGTgcccaccccccccgcccccgcacttCCCCTAGTCTGGACGCCTCTGCTCCCACAGGCTACCCTTGTGAGCCCTTTGCAGGGGCCCCACCACATGAGTCTTGATTAGTAGCAGGAGCCCAGTTTGTGGGAGGAAGCTCTGACCAGTGTCCCTATCCCGGTCTTGGCAGCCATGACCGCCTGCCCTACCAGAGGAGATACCGGGAGCACCGTGACAGTGACACGTACCGGTGTGAAGAGCGGAGCCCATCCTTTGGAGAGGACTACTATGGATCTTCACGTTGCCATCATCGTCGGCGGTCACGGGAAAGGGAGCCATACCGGACCCGCAAGCATGCCCACCACTGCCACAAACGCCGCACCAGGTCTTGTAGCAGCGCCTCCTCGGTGAGTGGTGGCCAGAGTGTGCTGGCTGGGGCTTAAAGGCCTCGTCTCTTTCTAGCCTTCTCTCAGGCTGGCTGGTCTGGGTGAGTACTGCCAGCTCTGCGCACGTGCATTTGGTGtgcctgcatgtgtgtgtgtatgtgttgtctGGTCCAggtgcagggctgggcaggggcccGGCTCCTCTATCTTCTGGCCCATGGGCAGTGGCAACTTAAGGGCTCTGGTTCCGGCGCTGGCTGGTCCCCAGCCTATCTGTGTTTCCACACCGCTCCAGGACAGGCCACATGCGCAAGTAGACAAAGACACTTCTTCAGAATCCTTAATAGGGTTGCTGGTACGTGGTCTGGGGCTGTATGGCCTGGTCTTCCCCACCCAGAGATTGccccacacacacagctgagTGCTCCGACTGGTATGGACTGCATCCACCTCTGCAGTCTCTTCTCCACGCCCCTCACCAAAGGCCTGGAGGCTGGAGTGCCCACGGGTAGGGGAGGGCCCGTCAATTAGCATGGACTGGGACCTTCCCTCTGACCTCCAGTCAGGTCCTCTGCAGCCTAGCCTCTTCACGTGAGGGGCAGTCAAGTCAAGGGGGATGAGCTGCCTGTGTGGTGGGGCATGTGAAGAAATGGCAGAAAGGCCCGCAGCTCCAGGCCTTGTCCAGCTGCAGGCCACATGCCCAGAGCAGGGCCTGGAAACATCCTTAATGTGAAGGGTTGTACAGAAGGGTCTCTGCTGAGACCAGGAAACCACACTGTGCTCAGACCTCTGGGAAGGAAGGCCAGTTGTGTATCTCTGAGGGTGTATgctgtcttctcttctcttccccagctctcttccctccctcactcGCTCCCGGCCGTGAGGCCCCTGAGGAGTAGTGGTGCAACAGTGGAGGGGGGCCAGGCGTCTTCTCTGCTGAGCTTTCCCGTGGTTCTTTGAGTGGCCACGGGTTGAGGTTGACTGGGCACCCGGCATGGCCCGGTGGCCTCTCTGCACACTGCCACAGGATGGTAGTGCAGGTCTGTGGCTCTGCTTCTTCTCTTTTTGGTGCCCTCTGTCGTCATGAGGCTCAGGATGGGCCGGGCCTGGCCTGTGAGTAGCATAGGTGCCAAGGCCAGGGCAGGAGCTGGCTTGGGGCCTGTGTGGGCCATCGTGGTGGTAGGCCTTGGAGAGTCAACTGGCCCAGAGGATCCAGGGCTCCTTCCCTGCTCAAGGCTGGTGGCACAAGGGCTGCTGACGGAAGGCCGTTTCTGCTGGTGATGTTAATTAAGTCTGGCCACGGATGCTGTCTAGGGACAGGTGGCAGCTGTCGGGCATGTGCAAGGACTGCGTGGGCGAACAGAGGCAGGCAAGGACAGGCTGGGCATTCTGCAGCTGAAGCCAGCCAGAGTGGCCTCTGACCATTCTGGATGATCGGACCCAGGCTGGGCCAGCCATCTTCTTGCGCCGTTCTCACTGCGTCTCCACCCTAGCCGAAGCCATCATGGGAGGGCCCGGGAGGGGGAGACTCAGTGGAGGAGGGAGTCAGGCCTGTGACTCTCTACACGGCAGCCCCTCAGCAGCAGAGGCTGGTTGTCTTTCTGAGCATTTGCGGCGCCCTTCTCTTAGATAATGTCCGAGTTTTCTTTACATACCTGTAgctgtttttacttttctgtttttgaagtCAGTTTGTGTCTTGACGTGTCCCTTGCAATATCCCTATCGTTATATATGCTGTGTGCCTTATGAAATGCTGGGATCTGGAAAATCCAATCAACCAACCCACCGGCTCCTCACCGTCTCCACCTCTGCCTTTGACTGACACCTCAATCTGTCAATCGGAACCGCCTACCATGCGATTGGTCGGATGGCGTTTCGGGGGGCGGTGCATGCAGAGAAGCCAACAGAGCAGTAAGCGCAGCAGCCGGAGTGTGGAAGATGACAAGGAGGGCCACCTGGTGTGCCGGATCGGCGATTGGCTCCAAGAGCGATGTACAGCCACCTTTCGTAAAACTTTACCTCTCTACTTTCTATCCCCCTTGTTAGACGAGACCTCTCCTGCCTGGAGGGGCCTCTAGTGCGCGTGGCGCCTTAGCGGGGCCACCAGTAATTGCCTGAATGACACAGACGCTAGCAACTTCCGTTTTTAAGAGTGTAGCAGTGAGAGAgaaaccttttttgtttttgagaatttGAATGCTGTGAACTTGCAGGAGCTGCCGATCCTCTGTCCTCCAGATCCTCATgccctgtttcttttctctcctagATGAGATCGTGGGGAACCTGGGTGAAGGCACCTTTGGCAAGGTGGTGGAGTGCTTGGACCATGCCAGGTGAGCCATCTTCCTGGGAAGAGTTGGCCTGAGGTTCTTGAAGGTGGTGGCAGAGCTTAACCTCTTTCTTTTTGAAGGGTAGCACCAAAGCAGAGTTCTGACCTGTGCATATTGGGGTTGTGCTGATCCCCTGAATTAGGGAGAAATTCTTGGGATTCCATAGGCATGTGGCATCTCTGCCCAAGAACTAATGGTCAGTGAATGGCGCTGCCCCAGTTTCCCCACTTCCCCAGGACTGTGGTTGCGGATATCAGAACAGGGCAAGGCCCTGGCTCCTCCGTGGTCTGGATCTGCTTCCTGTCATCTCTTAGGGTCTGGGCCTGGCAGGGGGTTGAGAGTACTGCTGAGCCCGACTCAAGCATGAGCCCTCACCCTCTGGAGGTCTGCCTGAGAGGCCGTGCAGGCCCCCGCTGAGAGAAGACCCTGGGCTTTCTCACCAGGCAGGCTGCTGCCTTCTCCAGTGTGGCTAGGGTTGGGCCTCTCTGAGTGTGCCGAGGTAGAGCAGGGGTGCACCCGTGTGTGTAGGGGTGCTCCTGGGGGTACCTTGCTCCCTTCTAGACTGAGCAGTGAAACACATTTCTGTCCCCTAGCCATTCCTCAAGACCAGAAAAGCCTTGCCTCCTCTACCTTAGGCTGGGAGGCTACCTCCTGGGAGCCCACTGCCTTCCCGCCTTAATGGCCCTCTCTTTGGTTTGGCGCTTTGACCAGAAAGTGCTTGTGTCCTTGCTGTCTCATTTGAGCCACGTGCTGCCCGTATGTGACTTGTgctattttagagatgaagaaacacgCTTGGGGTCTGACTGTATCCCCCAGCTGTTGAATGGAGGAGCCGGGTACCGCTGTGCTCGGTTCAGAGGATTGCTTGGAGAGGACAGTTAGGCCCAGCAGTCCAGCCAGCCATGTGGCCCCAATTTAAGGTAGTGCTTATCACTGAGGAAGCCTCCCTGGGCGCCCAGTTCCCATTTAAACACCCCTCAGACCCCATGTGGCCCAAGAGGTTAGGGCCGGGACCAGTGGGCATAGGGACATGTAGACTATACAGtgacgagagagagagagggcaggtCTGAGAGCTGTGCCACATGGGGGCTCTCTGGGCTGTGTCACTTTGAGTAGCTAGATGGAAAGTGAGCCTTTGAAGTCACTAATGGGTAGGCACAGGGCTTAGGGCACCTATAGGGAGTCCAGAGGGAGTTGGTCAGTGGGCTTCAGCTCAGCAAAAGGAAGGGCCGTCCAAGCCTGGCAGTAGTTGTGTGGAAGTGACGAGCTCCCTGTGTCGAGGGTCGGAATGCCCTTGAGGGATCCTGTTCTAGGAGGCTGGAGTGGTGGTTTTTCCTCTGAGGTCCTCTCCCGCCCTGAAAATCTGGGAAAATGGGATAGGGAGAGAAAAGCAGGGTGTTCTCTAGAAGATGCCTCTGCCCTGGGGCCTGTAAACCTTTCCTCAGGCACCAAGGCCAGCTTCCCAGAGGCTTCAAGGCCACACGTTGCGGGCCAGCGCTTATCACTCTAGTTTCCCCCTGGGCATCTGAACTCTGGCTTTTCCTTCCTGACAGCAGTTGGGCCTAGCAGGCTAACCTCAGCAGATATTCTCTGCTGAGACTCTGCAAGTGGCCTACAGGGCTGGTGCTGGGGGTTAGGGTGGAGGGTATGGAGCAGGAATTATTAAAATCCTCATGGACACTGAACAAAGGTTCCTGGCAGTCAGTGGTCTCTGATAAATGCTGTGGCTGGTAGGCAGGCAGGTGGGGCCAGGGTGGTGTGCTAAAGGGATCGGCCCTGGGGTTCCCAGGGAGAGGAGCCTGCTGCTGGGGCCTTTACCCTCTTGCCAGGCCCTCACTCCATCCTGGAATCCCAGGAGGAGCAGTTTGCCCAGACTTGTAGATGTGCTCTGGAAGGTCAGGAGGTGCCGCAGAGGGTTCTGAGTGGGACCGCCTGGCCAGGGTCAACGGACTGGCCTACAGGTTGGGTTACTGAGTGAGCTCTAGGGCTGGCGCTGGTCAGCAGGATAGGGCTCTACTCCTCTGCCTACGTCCCCGGGAGCTGGCAGTGGCTGAGATCATAAAAGCCTAAGACTGGCACGGATGCGAACAGCAACTTGTTGTTATGAGGGTAGAGGTTTAGTGTTACAGGGGGTAGGCTGGGCATCAAGAATCTGCTGTCTTCAGGGCAGGCCCTGTTCCTGGAGTCCTGAGTAGTGTTTGCCAGGAGTTGCTGGGTTGGGGcggcgggtggggggagggctgcaCAGCTTCTCATGAGAAATTCTGCTTCCTTCCCTGGTCCAGAGGGAAGTCTCAGGTTGCCCTGAAGATCATCCGCAACGTGGGCAAGTACCGGGAGGCCGCCCGGCTAGAAATcaatgttctcaaaaaaatcaagGAGAAGGACAAAGAGAACAAGTTGTGAGTGTCGGCAAGGAATGGGAGGGAAGCTTCCTAGGGGGCAGCGTCCACTCCGGCCCCAACTGCCTGGACCCACTGGGGCTGAGCAGTGCCCTTTCACCTGGTTGGCACCATGCCTTCTGCCGACAGCCAGAGCCAGGGGAGTTTGGCGAGTGAGTCTTGCTGGAAGGAACCTTTGGATTTCAGTCTAGGCCCCACCACAACCAGCTCTGTGTTCTGAGGCGGGCCTCCCCGCCCTGAGTTTGTGAATTGGGGGCTTCATTGGGTTGTGGTGGGCATTAGACAAGATACAAACCCAAAGCTGTTTGGGGCTCTCATGTAGTCAGAGATATCCGAAGGAGAGCCACCTTTGGCACACAGACACTGAGCATTCCCCCTCCAAGCACTGTGCTGAGCCCTGCAGGATCTCAGGAAGCTCAGCTGAGGGAGTGGAAAAAAGCAATGCTTGTTCTGTGGAGTGTACTGGTGTTACTCCACCTCGTTCTCTGAGACGCAGGGATTGTGcccataattttctttctctatgtgTATCTGCATCCTGCGTGGGACCCAGCAGCCTGGGAGGGAGTGGGGACTGGCGTCACCTGAGGAGATGGGGTGAGGCAGCCAGCCCCCCCAGCACAGACCCTGAGCCCCATCCATCCTTCTCCTCCAGCCTGTGCGTCTTGATGTCTGACTGGTTCAACTTCCATGGTCACATGTGCATCGCCTTTGAGCTCCTGGGCAAGAACACCTTTGAGTTCCTAAAGGAGAATAACTTCCAGCCTTACCCTCTACCACATGTCCGGCACATGGCCTACCAGCTCTGCCACGCCCTTAGGTGTAAGTTTCCACCCTCAAATGGAGCATGGTCGGCCACATATCTGCAGCAGAGTCACCTGGTGGTCCTGCTCTCCATCATTCGCTCTAGCACATCGTTAACTATTCTTCTGGGCCAGAGAGACCATGGCCCCTTTGGCTGAAAGGCCTTCAGGTAGGAATCTGTGAGGATGGAGAGGCTGCAGTCCCCTCCAGGGGGCCTCCTGAGCTGGGTCTGCCCCCAGGCACTCGGGAAAAATGAAAGAGCCGCTCTAGAATTAGCCCCGTACCACCCCGGTTCCTACCCTCCTGCATAGGATGAAGAGGTCAGAGACTGACCTGGCTGGTCCCACCCACAGATCCTGTCAACATAGACACCCTCTGTCTCACCGTCATTTCCCATCTGTCTGCCAGCCTTTGAGAGCATATCTGGTGGTGCCTGTGCTCAGCACTGCAGGATTTGCAGTGGTTGGAACAGGTCGGGAAGGCTCGTTGGAGaggaggtggatagacctagagctAGACTACAGGGTCTGCATAGATGATGGGACGGGAGTGTGTTCCAAGCTAGGTGAGCACTCAGCGACGGCCCAGAGCCTGGCATGTGCTGCAACTCTTTCTGGTGAAGACAGGGCCCATGTTGGGAGAGATGGGCCACACCCGTTGTGAGGGTCTTGAGTGCCAGATGGGAAAAGTGATGAGTGGCAGGGTACCACCATCGGTGGGATAGGAGTTGGAGGAAGAAGGCAGACTTCTCGGCGCTCGGGGCTGGGGATGAGGAGAGGCAGGACTGGCTTCATTGTTTTGCTTCATAGGGGGCTCTGTGCTTGGTTTAATACTCTGCTGCTACCATCTTGAGATTCTTAACTTTTGAGTAAGACggcctgcattttcattttgccctgGGCCTTGCAAATTACGTAGCTGGTGTTGGGGAGAGGGAACCACCCCAAGGCTGATGCTGCAGCTCTGGTGAGAGACAGGTTGAGGAGGCCTGGTCCCCTGCAGACAGGTAGAGGGAggttttataaatggaaaaagtCTCCCCTGCCCCCTCAAGAATCAGAACCTTCCAAGGCCCTAAGCACAGAGAACTCTAGAGAGGGAAGCCAGTACAGAGGCAGTTCAGTCTGCTCCCTTGGCCCACTGCTGAGGTTAGGGGCTGTGAGGGGCTCTGGCAGGCTGGCTTTGGAGGGGGGAGCTGGCCTAGCGCTGGCAGGTGCACCAGAGAGGAAGCCCAGGTTTTCAGTGtctgcttccctcctctcctgcttccccagTTCTACATGAGAACCAACTGACCCACACAGACTTGAAGCCAGAGAACATCCTGTTTGTGAATTCTGAGTTTGAAACTCTCTACAATGAGCACAAGGTATTGGTGGGGGAAAAGATTGAGGCCCTGTTCCAGGGGTGTGTACCCACCAGGACAGACTCGACCTGGCTCACCTTCCTTGCCCTTCAGAGCTGTGAGGAGAAGTCGGTGAAGAACACCAGCATCCGAGTGGCTGACTTTGGCAGTGCTACCTTTGACCACGAGCATCACACGACCATTGTGGCCACCCGTCACTATCGCCCGCCTGAGGTGATCCTGGGTGAGTGTGTAGCTCCCAACCCTGATAAAGCGGGCAGTTGTTGGGAGGGTATAAACAGGGAGTGAGGTGCCTGTCCACCACCTGAGGCCAGTGTCCTGAGTCACTATGGCTGTTGACTTGGCCTTACCAAGAAAGAGACTTCTACTGGCTTTGGGGCAGGAGCCTTGCCAGGCAGTGTGGTAGCTACACTGTGACCTCTAGGCTGGGAACACAGGGCTGAATCTCATAGCCTGTCCCATCTTGGCTTTCAGAGCTGGGCTGGGCACAGCCCTGCGACGTCTGGAGCATTGGCTGCATTCTCTTTGAGTACTACCGGGGCTTCACACTCTTCCAGGTAAGGCCTCTCCCACATCACCCCACTACCCTAAGCGCTGCT
Above is a genomic segment from Pseudorca crassidens isolate mPseCra1 chromosome 1, mPseCra1.hap1, whole genome shotgun sequence containing:
- the CLK3 gene encoding dual specificity protein kinase CLK3 isoform X1; the encoded protein is MGTEEDTGAGNLEEGTVMVLLEMHHCKRYRSPEPDPYLSYRWKRRRSYSREHEGRLRYPSRREPPPRRSRSRSHDRLPYQRRYREHRDSDTYRCEERSPSFGEDYYGSSRCHHRRRSREREPYRTRKHAHHCHKRRTRSCSSASSRSQQSSKRSSRSVEDDKEGHLVCRIGDWLQERYEIVGNLGEGTFGKVVECLDHARGKSQVALKIIRNVGKYREAARLEINVLKKIKEKDKENKFLCVLMSDWFNFHGHMCIAFELLGKNTFEFLKENNFQPYPLPHVRHMAYQLCHALRFLHENQLTHTDLKPENILFVNSEFETLYNEHKSCEEKSVKNTSIRVADFGSATFDHEHHTTIVATRHYRPPEVILELGWAQPCDVWSIGCILFEYYRGFTLFQTHENREHLVMMEKILGPIPSHMIHRTRKQKYFYKGGLVWDENSSDGRYVKENCKPLKGGCECNWGTPEEPDVRDRATSCPIFSQFWEELGRTEVRGREDLDMARKPLSTAFGAWTSEFHRGDFYPPVRTLHVGAESPSQQDTQ
- the CLK3 gene encoding dual specificity protein kinase CLK3 isoform X3; its protein translation is MGTEEDTGAGNLEEGTVMVLLEMHHCKRYRSPEPDPYLSYRWKRRRSYSREHEGRLRYPSRREPPPRRSRSRSHDRLPYQRRYREHRDSDTYRCEERSPSFGEDYYGSSRCHHRRRSREREPYRTRKHAHHCHKRRTRSCSSASSRSQQSSKRSSRSVEDDKEGHLVCRIGDWLQERYEIVGNLGEGTFGKVVECLDHARGKSQVALKIIRNVGKYREAARLEINVLKKIKEKDKENKFLCVLMSDWFNFHGHMCIAFELLGKNTFEFLKENNFQPYPLPHVRHMAYQLCHALRFLHENQLTHTDLKPENILFVNSEFETLYNEHKSCEEKSVKNTSIRVADFGSATFDHEHHTTIVATRHYRPPEVILELGWAQPCDVWSIGCILFEYYRGFTLFQTHENREHLVMMEKILGPIPSHMIHRTRKQKYFYKGGLVWDENSSDGRYVKENCKPLKSYMLQDSPEHVQLFDLMRRMLEFDPAQRITLAEALLHPFFAGLTPEERSLHTSRNPSR
- the CLK3 gene encoding dual specificity protein kinase CLK3 isoform X2, producing the protein MHHCKRYRSPEPDPYLSYRWKRRRSYSREHEGRLRYPSRREPPPRRSRSRSHDRLPYQRRYREHRDSDTYRCEERSPSFGEDYYGSSRCHHRRRSREREPYRTRKHAHHCHKRRTRSCSSASSRSQQSSKRSSRSVEDDKEGHLVCRIGDWLQERYEIVGNLGEGTFGKVVECLDHARGKSQVALKIIRNVGKYREAARLEINVLKKIKEKDKENKFLCVLMSDWFNFHGHMCIAFELLGKNTFEFLKENNFQPYPLPHVRHMAYQLCHALRFLHENQLTHTDLKPENILFVNSEFETLYNEHKSCEEKSVKNTSIRVADFGSATFDHEHHTTIVATRHYRPPEVILELGWAQPCDVWSIGCILFEYYRGFTLFQTHENREHLVMMEKILGPIPSHMIHRTRKQKYFYKGGLVWDENSSDGRYVKENCKPLKGGCECNWGTPEEPDVRDRATSCPIFSQFWEELGRTEVRGREDLDMARKPLSTAFGAWTSEFHRGDFYPPVRTLHVGAESPSQQDTQ